The Halomicrobium zhouii region CTGCACCGAAACCTGCTAGTCGCAGGCTTCACTCCCAGAGACGTAATAAACTCTGTACTCTTCGTCTTCGTACCGGAGGTCGAACTTTTCGTACAATCTCTCAGAGGAGACCATTAGGTAGCACGCACCGTACTTCTGTGATATGCCGACAATCTCCTCGCTGGAGAGCTGGTCGTACTCACACTCGCCGAACGACTGCAATTCCGTACCACAGAGGGCATCAAGCCGGTCTTTCCATCCGGCGATACCCTCCGGCGTGAAGACGAACGTCTTGTAATCCGCGACGATCGCTCTATCGGTCCCTAGTCGTGCGGTCCTGATCGACGGCGGCGTAATAATGGTGCTCTCCTCGGGCGTGTTCTCACGAATCCACTCGTAGCTTCCACTCTCTTCTGAATACGTCGGACCGTCGACAACCATCTGCCCGTTCACGCCGTGAGAAGCAACATGAGTGCCGACGAGTGACGCAGACAAGAGAAAAAGAACAGCGAGGGCGGCGTTCGTTGAGACCGTCGACGACACGACTCGATCGATGGACAGCCGAATGCCGGCCACGAGGAGTCCGAAGGCCAAAACCTTCGGATAGTAATCGATGTGGAACGGCTGGAGTTTGACGACGAAGTCGAGTCGAACGACCTCAGTGAACAAGAACCCGCCGACGCCCATCACAGAGATAGCCGTAACAAAGAACGTGAGGGCAAACACTTCTGACTCACGGTCTCCGAACAAGCGACGTTCATTCCTCCGTGCCACGGTGTAGAGTGCTAATGCCAGGGCAACTACGGAGACGTACTCGACGATCTCGACTAGTGGCCAGGAACTCGGCACGTAATGGTGAGGATGGCGGAAGTACGCCAGTATCCAGACGGTGTCCGCGGAAACAGTCGTATCGAGATTGCTCGCGATGACTCTGTATAGACCAGCGAACGCGATCAGTACGTAGAGGAGGAGTGGCTGCCACGGGAGTTGGACGATCAGCGCGCGTACCTTCCTGCGAAGGCCTTCAAATCCGTCGAGGCAGTCGTACTCCCGGGCAGTGATTGCCACAATGACGATACCGGTGATCCAGCTACCGATCGACGCGTGAATGATTGATGTCAGGCCCAGAATCGCAAAGCCCCAGAAATACTTTCGTTTGTAAGCACAGATAATCCCCAGAAGGGCCATCGCGTCTGCCAGGTGCGAGGGCAAGAGATAGCGGCCGACGAGGGAGTTGCCCCCCAGAGATACGTCGCCAGTGACCGGGAGGAGTAGTGTGCCGACCATAGCCGTCCCGACGATCCAATCGTCAAATATCTCCCTGCCGAGGTAGAAAACCGACGACAGTATTCCCACTGTCGAAAGCAGATGTAAGACGAAGTATGCTAATTTCACCCCTAGCCCGGACGAAATAGTACCGACGAGGAAGCCGAACAGATACCGCGGGCTCGCGGGTCGCGTCTTCTGATTCAAGACGAAGTCGGTAGCGAGGTAACTCGAATCGATAAAACGGTAGACTACGATCAACTGTTCGTTGTGGTCGTTGAGTCCGAACTGATAGAGCGGACCCCGGATGGCAAACCCGAGGAGAAATGTTGCGAGTAGAACTCCTGTCAACAAGAGGGTGTCCCGGCTTGTATCTGTTATATAATCTGGAAAATATCCTGTTGACACATCAGCCTTTGAGTGACAT contains the following coding sequences:
- a CDS encoding DUF6798 domain-containing protein; translation: MSTGYFPDYITDTSRDTLLLTGVLLATFLLGFAIRGPLYQFGLNDHNEQLIVVYRFIDSSYLATDFVLNQKTRPASPRYLFGFLVGTISSGLGVKLAYFVLHLLSTVGILSSVFYLGREIFDDWIVGTAMVGTLLLPVTGDVSLGGNSLVGRYLLPSHLADAMALLGIICAYKRKYFWGFAILGLTSIIHASIGSWITGIVIVAITAREYDCLDGFEGLRRKVRALIVQLPWQPLLLYVLIAFAGLYRVIASNLDTTVSADTVWILAYFRHPHHYVPSSWPLVEIVEYVSVVALALALYTVARRNERRLFGDRESEVFALTFFVTAISVMGVGGFLFTEVVRLDFVVKLQPFHIDYYPKVLAFGLLVAGIRLSIDRVVSSTVSTNAALAVLFLLSASLVGTHVASHGVNGQMVVDGPTYSEESGSYEWIRENTPEESTIITPPSIRTARLGTDRAIVADYKTFVFTPEGIAGWKDRLDALCGTELQSFGECEYDQLSSEEIVGISQKYGACYLMVSSERLYEKFDLRYEDEEYRVYYVSGSEACD